Proteins from a genomic interval of Streptomyces fodineus:
- a CDS encoding YidH family protein encodes MSEFVTNIRLWFAPEQVRDEGGTPDYRFSLANERTFLAWLRTALALIGGGFAVDQFLPHLRWAWRVGLALALLGAGVLCSLRAVNHWVRCERAIRRGEDLPASRFPAVLSLVVAVVALVMVVVVLAGWAG; translated from the coding sequence GTGAGCGAATTCGTGACGAACATCCGGCTGTGGTTCGCGCCGGAGCAGGTGCGGGACGAGGGCGGCACGCCCGACTACCGGTTCTCGCTGGCCAACGAGCGCACCTTCCTCGCCTGGCTGCGCACGGCGCTCGCGCTGATCGGCGGCGGATTCGCGGTGGACCAGTTCCTGCCTCACCTGCGCTGGGCGTGGCGGGTCGGTCTCGCGCTCGCGCTGCTCGGCGCCGGTGTGCTGTGCTCCCTGCGCGCGGTGAACCACTGGGTGCGCTGCGAGCGGGCGATCCGGCGCGGCGAGGACCTGCCCGCGTCCCGGTTCCCGGCGGTGCTGAGCCTCGTCGTCGCGGTGGTGGCCCTGGTGATGGTCGTGGTGGTGCTCGCCGGATGGGCGGGGTGA
- a CDS encoding NUDIX domain-containing protein, which yields MNPADEILDIVDENDRVIAQYPRGEAYARGLRHRCVFIQARDAAGRLFVHRRTATKLVFPALYDMFVGGVVGAGESYAEAALREAEEELGVTGLPQPTYLFKFLYDDGAGNSWWSAVYEVRCELPVRPQAEEVQWHAFLPEEEVERRLGEWEWVPDGLAAYERLKVFRSGG from the coding sequence ATGAACCCTGCTGACGAGATCCTCGACATCGTCGACGAGAACGACCGGGTGATCGCCCAGTACCCGCGCGGCGAGGCGTACGCCCGGGGACTGCGCCACCGCTGCGTGTTCATCCAGGCCCGGGACGCGGCCGGCCGGCTCTTCGTGCACCGGCGCACGGCCACCAAACTGGTCTTCCCGGCCCTGTACGACATGTTCGTCGGCGGGGTCGTCGGGGCGGGCGAGTCCTACGCCGAGGCGGCCCTGCGCGAGGCCGAGGAGGAACTGGGGGTGACGGGGCTCCCCCAGCCGACGTACCTCTTCAAGTTCCTGTACGACGACGGGGCCGGGAACAGCTGGTGGTCGGCGGTGTACGAGGTGCGCTGCGAGCTGCCCGTACGGCCCCAGGCGGAGGAGGTCCAGTGGCACGCCTTCCTGCCCGAGGAGGAGGTCGAGCGGCGGCTCGGCGAGTGGGAGTGGGTGCCGGACGGGCTGGCGGCGTACGAGAGGCTGAAGGTGTTCCGGAGCGGTGGGTGA
- a CDS encoding NADP-dependent oxidoreductase — protein MKGISYRRYGGPEVLEYGEVRDPKVGPDQVLVKVRAAAVNPVDWKCREGRLDAVLDAVFPVVPGWDVSGVVVRPGVSVTEFAPGDEVIGYCREDFLSRGTFAEYVAAPVRTLARKPRNLSFEQAAGLPLAGLTAYQVLVKALNLKRGETVLVHAAAGGVGSLAVQIAAHLGARVIGTASERNHAHVRGLGGEPVTYGEGLGERVRRLAPEGVDAVFDTVGGDTLRTSVGLLAPKGRLASIADPEVLGHGGRYCFVRPDAEDLTRLTELVEQGAVSVPVQETFPLERTADAHRLSQEGRTRGKIVVTVDPGGEGS, from the coding sequence ATGAAGGGCATCAGCTACCGCCGCTACGGCGGACCCGAGGTGCTGGAGTACGGCGAGGTGCGCGACCCGAAGGTCGGCCCCGACCAGGTGCTGGTCAAGGTCCGGGCGGCGGCCGTCAATCCGGTCGACTGGAAGTGCCGCGAGGGCCGGCTGGACGCGGTCCTCGACGCCGTCTTCCCGGTGGTCCCGGGCTGGGACGTCAGCGGGGTGGTCGTCCGGCCCGGCGTCTCGGTCACGGAGTTCGCCCCCGGGGACGAGGTCATCGGCTACTGCCGCGAGGACTTCCTCTCCCGCGGCACCTTCGCCGAGTACGTCGCCGCACCCGTGCGCACCCTGGCCCGCAAGCCGCGCAACCTCTCCTTCGAGCAGGCCGCAGGCCTCCCGCTCGCCGGGCTCACCGCCTACCAGGTGCTTGTCAAGGCGCTGAATCTCAAGCGCGGCGAGACCGTGCTGGTGCACGCGGCGGCCGGCGGGGTCGGCTCCCTCGCCGTGCAGATCGCCGCACACCTCGGCGCCCGGGTCATCGGCACGGCGAGCGAACGCAACCACGCCCATGTGCGGGGCCTCGGCGGCGAGCCGGTGACCTACGGCGAGGGCCTGGGCGAACGGGTGCGCCGGCTCGCCCCCGAGGGCGTCGACGCGGTCTTCGACACCGTCGGCGGCGACACCCTGCGGACCTCGGTCGGCCTGCTCGCCCCCAAGGGCCGGCTGGCGTCGATCGCCGACCCGGAGGTGCTGGGCCACGGCGGCCGCTACTGCTTCGTCCGCCCGGACGCCGAGGACCTCACGCGGCTGACGGAACTCGTGGAACAGGGCGCCGTGTCCGTGCCCGTCCAGGAGACCTTCCCGCTGGAGCGCACGGCGGACGCGCACCGGCTGAGCCAGGAGGGCCGCACCCGCGGCAAGATCGTGGTCACCGTGGACCCGGGCGGCGAGGGGAGTTAG
- a CDS encoding DMT family transporter — translation MSVLVLLLAVSAACCLGFGFVLQQDAAQKAPLSDFLSFRLLLDLVRVPRWLGGLGLMIAGMVLGAIALGEGEISLVEPLLATNLLFALALSRHQTKQSLGRQGWAGLLLLAGGVSAFIMAGEPRAGSAISDPLRHWLIIGAMVGAALVLTTYGKRSRLSWGPVLLATAAGLLYGVQDALTRVSGTRFSEGGFTELFTGWQPYGVLVCGATGLLLVQSAFETAPLRMSLPALTAAEPLAGILCGVGFLGDRLRTDTGALAWEAAGLAAVVAGIVLLGLHPAMPCGTAETEPSARDLQRR, via the coding sequence GGTTCGTGCTCCAGCAGGACGCCGCGCAGAAGGCACCGCTCAGCGACTTCCTGTCCTTCCGGCTGCTGCTCGACCTGGTGCGGGTGCCGCGCTGGCTGGGCGGGCTCGGGCTGATGATCGCCGGTATGGTGCTCGGCGCGATCGCCCTCGGCGAGGGCGAGATCTCCCTGGTCGAACCGCTGCTCGCGACCAACCTGCTGTTCGCGCTGGCCCTCTCCCGGCATCAGACCAAGCAGTCCCTGGGCCGCCAGGGCTGGGCGGGGCTGCTGCTGCTCGCGGGCGGGGTGAGCGCGTTCATCATGGCGGGTGAGCCACGGGCCGGCAGCGCCATCTCCGATCCGCTGCGGCACTGGCTGATCATCGGCGCCATGGTGGGCGCGGCCCTGGTACTCACGACGTACGGCAAGCGCTCCCGGCTGAGCTGGGGACCGGTGCTGCTGGCCACCGCCGCCGGGCTGCTCTACGGCGTGCAGGACGCGCTGACCCGGGTGAGCGGCACCCGCTTCTCCGAGGGCGGCTTCACCGAGCTGTTCACCGGCTGGCAGCCGTACGGCGTGCTGGTGTGCGGGGCCACCGGGCTGCTCCTGGTGCAGAGCGCCTTCGAGACGGCCCCGCTGCGCATGTCGTTGCCCGCGCTGACGGCCGCCGAGCCGCTCGCCGGGATCCTGTGCGGGGTCGGCTTCCTCGGTGACCGGCTGCGCACCGACACCGGGGCGCTGGCCTGGGAGGCGGCCGGGCTCGCGGCGGTCGTCGCGGGCATCGTGCTGCTCGGGCTGCACCCGGCGATGCCATGCGGCACGGCGGAGACGGAGCCCTCGGCCCGGGACCTGCAGCGGCGCTGA
- a CDS encoding phosphotransferase family protein: MSADHPPGLDLDRLRALLDRERPGLVTGPLTGRLIEGGRSNLTYALSDGTSKWVVRRPPLGHVLATAHDMKREHRVISALHPTRVPVPRPVLLCEDEEVLGAPFYVMEFVEGTPYRTAQQLAPLGAERTRDAVLALVDTLVELHAVDPAEAGLEDFGRPEGFLDRQLRRWGKQLDASRNRDLAGIDELHAALGRELPHSPAPTVVHGDYRLDNVLIGDDDRIKAILDWEMSTLGDPLTDLGLLVMYSRPLGMADSPVSTTAEAPGHPSPQELIERYAARSGRDVSAVSWYEAFAWFKLAVILEGIHYRYTLGQTVGRGFDRIGDLVPVFIDHGLTTLQEG; this comes from the coding sequence ATGAGCGCCGACCACCCGCCCGGACTCGACCTGGACCGGCTGCGCGCCCTGCTCGACCGTGAGCGCCCCGGTCTGGTCACCGGCCCGCTGACCGGCCGGCTGATCGAGGGCGGCCGGTCGAACCTCACCTACGCGCTGTCCGACGGCACGTCGAAGTGGGTCGTACGACGACCCCCGCTCGGCCATGTCCTCGCCACCGCGCACGACATGAAGCGCGAGCACCGGGTGATCAGCGCCCTGCACCCGACGCGGGTGCCGGTCCCGCGCCCGGTGCTGCTGTGCGAGGACGAGGAGGTGCTCGGGGCGCCGTTCTACGTCATGGAGTTCGTCGAGGGCACGCCGTACCGCACCGCCCAGCAGCTGGCCCCGCTGGGTGCCGAACGTACTCGCGACGCGGTGCTGGCCCTGGTGGACACGCTGGTCGAGCTGCACGCGGTGGACCCCGCCGAGGCGGGCCTTGAGGACTTCGGCCGGCCCGAGGGCTTCCTGGACCGGCAGCTGCGCCGCTGGGGCAAGCAGCTGGACGCCTCCCGCAACCGCGACCTGGCCGGCATCGACGAACTGCACGCGGCCCTGGGACGGGAGCTGCCGCACTCCCCCGCGCCCACCGTCGTCCACGGCGACTACCGGCTCGACAACGTCCTGATCGGGGACGACGACCGGATCAAGGCCATCCTCGACTGGGAGATGTCCACGCTCGGCGACCCGCTCACCGACCTGGGCCTGCTGGTGATGTACAGCCGGCCGCTGGGCATGGCGGACTCCCCTGTCTCCACCACCGCCGAGGCGCCGGGGCACCCGTCCCCGCAGGAGCTGATCGAGCGGTACGCGGCGCGCTCCGGGCGGGATGTGTCGGCGGTCTCCTGGTACGAGGCGTTCGCCTGGTTCAAGCTCGCCGTGATCCTGGAGGGCATCCACTACCGGTACACGCTGGGCCAGACGGTCGGGCGGGGCTTCGACCGGATCGGTGACCTCGTGCCCGTCTTCATCGACCACGGACTGACCACTCTTCAGGAAGGCTGA
- a CDS encoding DUF202 domain-containing protein produces MGGVSTARRDPGLQPERTRLAWRRTTLSAAVAAVLAVKTALHGGASVTAVTVCALCCGLFLGFLGVAHRRIRALATRTRPPALAPRHATAAVLCAVALAVCAAVLVV; encoded by the coding sequence ATGGGCGGGGTGAGCACGGCCCGGCGCGACCCGGGGCTGCAACCGGAGCGCACCCGGCTGGCGTGGCGTCGTACGACCCTCTCGGCCGCCGTGGCCGCCGTACTCGCGGTCAAGACCGCCCTGCACGGTGGCGCCTCGGTCACCGCGGTCACCGTCTGTGCCCTGTGCTGTGGGCTCTTCCTGGGCTTTCTGGGGGTGGCCCACCGCCGGATCCGGGCCCTTGCGACCCGCACCCGCCCGCCGGCGCTCGCTCCCCGGCACGCGACCGCCGCGGTGCTGTGCGCGGTGGCGCTGGCGGTGTGCGCGGCCGTGCTGGTCGTCTAA